One window from the genome of Elephas maximus indicus isolate mEleMax1 chromosome 8, mEleMax1 primary haplotype, whole genome shotgun sequence encodes:
- the PAX4 gene encoding LOW QUALITY PROTEIN: paired box protein Pax-4 (The sequence of the model RefSeq protein was modified relative to this genomic sequence to represent the inferred CDS: deleted 1 base in 1 codon) codes for MNQLGGLFVNGRPLPLDTRQQIVRLAVSGMRPCDISRSLKVSNGCVSKILGRYYRTGVLEPKGIGGSKPRLATPPVVARIAQLKGECPALFAWEIQRQLRAEGLCTQDKTPSVSSINRVLRTLQEDQGLPWAQYGPPVVLAPAPPTLHSGSEAPRGPHPGTGHRNRTIFSPGQAEALEKEFQRGQYPDSVARGKLAAATSLPEDTVRVWFSNRRAKWRRQEKLKWETQLPGASQGLTGPGVSPGIITAQQSPGSVSTAALPTLEPLGPSCYQLYWGIAPDRCLTDTPPEARLEPCWGCLPTELSSLGSVRLCHPCPSFHCPAASLGAPQTLLCPGLPPL; via the exons ATGAATCAGCTTGGGGGGCTCTTTGTGAATGGTCGGCCCCTGCCCCTGGACACCCGGCAGCAGATTGTGCGACTAGCTGTCAGTGGAATGCGGCCCTGCGACATCTCACGGAGCCTTAAG GTATCTAATGGCTGTGTGAGCAAGATCCTAGGGCGTTACTATCGCACAGGTGTCTTGGAGCCCAAGGGTATTGGGGGAAGCAAGCCCAGGCTGGCTACGCCCCCTGTGGTGGCTCGAATCGCCCAGCTGAAGGGTGAGTGTCCAGCTCTCTTTGCCTGGGAAATCCAACGCCAGCTGCGTGCTGAAGGGCTTTGCACCCAGGACAAAACTCCCAGT GTCTCCTCCATCAACCGAGTCCTGCGAACACTACAGGAGGACCAGGGACTGCCCTGGGCACAGTATGGGCCGCCAG TTGTTTTGGCTCCAGCTCCTCCTACTCTCCATAGTGGCTCCGAGGCTCCCCGGGGTCCTCACCCAGGGACTGGCCACCGGAATCGGACTATTTTCTCCCCAGGTCAAGCTGAGGCACTGGAAAAAG AGTTCCAGCGTGGGCAGTATCCTGATTCAGTGGCCCGCGGTAAGCTGGCTGCTGCCACCTCCCTGCCTGAGGACACGGTGAGG GTATGGTTTTCCAACCGAAGAGCCAAATGGCGCCGGCAAGAGAAACTCAAGTGGGAAACACAGCTGCCAG GTGCTTCACAGGGTCTAACTGGACCAGGTGTTTCCCCAGGGATCATCACTGCACAG CAGTCCCCTGGAAGTGTGTCGACAGCAGCCCTGCCTACCCTGGAACCCCTTGGTCCCTCCTGCTATCAGCTGTACTGGGGGATAGCACCAGACAGGTGTTTGACTGACACCCCACCCGAAGCCAGGCTCGAGCCCTGCTGGG GTTGCTTGCCCACAGAGCTGAGTTCCCTGGGTTCAGTTCGGCTTTGCCATCCTTGCCCTTCCTTTCACTGC CCTGCTGCCAGTCTTGGTGCCCCCCaaactctgctctgtcctggtCTCCCACCGCTGTAG